From one Holophagales bacterium genomic stretch:
- a CDS encoding SOS response-associated peptidase, translating into MCGRYVQTSPADALATRFGARLPEGIAWTPRWNVAPGTRAPLVRDDGAGPVLACLTWGLCPSWAADDSGLRPINARAEGIAEKPMFRAALKHRRAVVAADGFYEWKVEGRGKTPWLFRLAGGAPFVFAGLWERREAPGAGPFESFAIVTTAANGLVQPVHARMPVLLDAETEALWRRQGPLSAAELERCFAPFDAGAMEAWPVSTWVNAASHDGPRCIEPAR; encoded by the coding sequence GTGTGCGGCCGCTACGTCCAGACGAGCCCGGCCGACGCCCTGGCGACCCGGTTCGGAGCACGGCTTCCCGAGGGGATCGCGTGGACGCCACGATGGAACGTCGCGCCCGGAACGCGCGCCCCGCTCGTCCGTGACGACGGCGCCGGTCCCGTCCTGGCTTGCCTGACGTGGGGGCTCTGCCCCTCGTGGGCCGCGGACGATTCCGGTCTCCGGCCGATCAACGCGCGGGCCGAAGGAATCGCCGAAAAGCCGATGTTTCGCGCCGCGCTGAAGCACCGGCGGGCCGTCGTTGCGGCGGACGGTTTCTACGAGTGGAAGGTCGAGGGACGGGGGAAGACCCCCTGGCTCTTCCGGCTCGCGGGGGGCGCACCGTTCGTCTTCGCGGGGCTCTGGGAGCGTCGCGAGGCCCCCGGCGCCGGGCCCTTCGAGAGCTTCGCGATCGTCACCACGGCCGCGAACGGGCTCGTCCAGCCCGTCCACGCGCGCATGCCGGTCCTCCTCGACGCGGAGACCGAGGCGCTCTGGCGGCGGCAGGGGCCGCTCTCGGCGGCCGAGCTCGAGCGGTGCTTCGCGCCTTTCGACGCGGGGGCCATGGAGGCGTGGCCCGTCTCCACCTGGGTCAACGCCGCCTCTCACGACGGGCCCCGCTGCATCGAACCGGCGCGCTGA
- a CDS encoding AI-2E family transporter: MDSSGAFTTGTSPALGGAFHSRALVVLATAAVVGLLWAGKVLFVTIFFALFLSFALHPFVELLEKIRVPRPLAAFVILLLLCALVAFFIVNALDQAQAFSRDWPSYERKIQGLTAQARGLFSRIEEGTRRLLSDGERAGVRAVRLEEGMLDSVARVVLQMRTIFSLALYTAAVPMLAFFMLKDREKYAGALTRILRRKGGRAASDFAVNVAHVLSGYVLGELFVVLITACITTAGLLILQVPYSYVLGPLAGLCVLLPYVGVILSTTPALFVAFLGTDEPFLALKVILFYSIVQFLEGNVLTPFIVGSRVRLHPLAVLVAFLFWGILWGLPGAILAVPLTAAIKVVGERFERFAPWAALLGDRTPDPEPEPVEEKREPDEKAAG, from the coding sequence TTGGATAGCAGCGGCGCCTTCACGACCGGAACGAGCCCCGCGCTTGGCGGGGCTTTTCATTCCCGCGCGCTCGTCGTCCTCGCGACGGCGGCCGTCGTCGGGCTCCTCTGGGCCGGCAAGGTCCTCTTCGTCACGATCTTCTTCGCGCTCTTCCTCTCCTTCGCGCTCCACCCGTTCGTGGAGCTCCTCGAGAAGATCCGCGTGCCCAGGCCGCTCGCCGCGTTCGTCATCCTCCTTCTCCTGTGCGCGCTCGTGGCGTTCTTCATCGTCAACGCCCTCGACCAGGCGCAGGCCTTCTCCCGCGACTGGCCCTCGTACGAACGGAAGATCCAGGGGCTGACCGCGCAGGCACGCGGCCTCTTCTCGCGCATCGAGGAAGGCACCCGCAGGCTCCTCTCCGACGGGGAGCGGGCCGGCGTCCGAGCCGTCCGCCTCGAGGAGGGGATGCTCGACTCCGTCGCCCGCGTCGTCCTCCAGATGAGGACGATCTTCTCCCTCGCCCTCTACACCGCAGCCGTTCCGATGCTCGCCTTCTTCATGCTGAAGGACCGCGAGAAGTACGCCGGGGCGCTCACGCGGATCCTCCGGCGAAAAGGCGGCCGGGCGGCGTCCGACTTCGCCGTCAACGTCGCGCACGTCCTCTCGGGTTACGTCCTCGGCGAGCTCTTCGTCGTCCTCATCACGGCCTGCATCACGACGGCGGGGCTCCTGATCCTGCAGGTGCCCTACAGCTACGTCCTCGGCCCCCTCGCGGGCCTCTGCGTCCTGCTTCCGTACGTCGGCGTGATCCTGTCGACGACGCCCGCGCTCTTCGTGGCATTCCTCGGGACCGACGAGCCGTTCCTCGCGCTGAAGGTCATCCTCTTCTACTCGATCGTGCAGTTCCTGGAAGGCAACGTCCTGACGCCGTTCATCGTCGGCAGCCGCGTGCGGCTCCACCCCCTCGCCGTCCTCGTCGCGTTCCTCTTCTGGGGAATCCTGTGGGGCCTGCCCGGCGCGATCCTGGCCGTCCCGCTGACCGCGGCAATCAAGGTGGTCGGCGAACGGTTCGAGCGGTTCGCTCCCTGGGCCGCGCTCCTCGGCGACCGGACGCCCGACCCGGAACCCGAGCCCGTGGAGGAGAAGAGGGAGCCGGACGAGAAGGCCGCCGGGTAG
- a CDS encoding OmpA family protein yields the protein MRRMRTGLLLALAVALFAASPLSAQVAPTLTGETGLFGIYDAQTVPQGRFAFSIFYSMYDRTAAPVPQVVPYPDDPMQYSSDKLGLTMAFGLLPNWEASFSSGQRYFSADGRSWGGNINGRNRYGEIDHDETDKFRIGSKVILNPRDPVKVALFGAVYIPTQSRSDTQALSSYRSDWEWGFSGTYGIFTGQFGYLWTADWAVEGEEYEISNEMRWSAGVGVPIIPDTLKGIFEIQRVMYDGGTTQPHDYTDAVLGARLSLGDSGLVAGAGLRANIDNWVKYGSSPSNLGGIVQLSWLPQPEKAVAPVLVPSPHEPPPVEPAPAPVVEPAPAPVVEAPPAPKPETSTTDEILFDAAKSRLTNIAKAILDGVALRLKNNLSATCTIVGFTDPKEKGDHAALGKARADAAKDYLVKRHGIDAARIQVDARGDTEAGDDATRNRRAVVTVTFP from the coding sequence ATGCGACGGATGCGGACCGGACTCCTCCTCGCGCTGGCCGTGGCACTTTTCGCGGCCTCTCCGCTGAGCGCTCAGGTGGCTCCCACCCTCACCGGCGAGACCGGGCTCTTCGGCATCTACGACGCGCAGACCGTCCCACAGGGGCGCTTCGCGTTCTCCATCTTCTACAGCATGTACGACCGGACGGCTGCGCCGGTGCCGCAGGTCGTGCCCTACCCGGACGACCCCATGCAGTACAGCTCCGACAAGCTCGGGCTGACGATGGCGTTCGGCCTCCTCCCGAACTGGGAAGCATCGTTCAGCTCCGGGCAGCGGTACTTCTCGGCCGACGGCCGGTCCTGGGGTGGCAACATCAACGGCCGGAACCGCTACGGCGAGATCGACCACGACGAGACCGACAAGTTCCGCATCGGCTCGAAGGTGATCCTCAATCCGAGAGATCCCGTGAAGGTCGCGCTCTTCGGCGCGGTCTACATCCCGACGCAGAGCCGGAGCGACACGCAGGCGCTCTCCTCCTACCGGTCCGACTGGGAGTGGGGATTCTCCGGCACGTACGGGATCTTCACCGGTCAGTTCGGGTACCTCTGGACGGCGGACTGGGCCGTCGAGGGAGAGGAATACGAGATCTCGAACGAGATGCGGTGGTCCGCGGGCGTCGGCGTTCCGATCATCCCCGACACGCTGAAAGGGATCTTCGAGATCCAGCGGGTCATGTACGACGGTGGCACGACGCAACCGCACGACTACACGGACGCCGTTCTCGGCGCCCGGCTCTCTCTCGGCGACAGCGGCCTCGTCGCAGGGGCCGGCCTGAGGGCCAACATCGACAACTGGGTCAAGTACGGCAGTTCCCCGAGCAACCTCGGAGGCATCGTCCAGCTCTCCTGGCTGCCGCAGCCGGAGAAGGCCGTCGCCCCGGTGCTCGTCCCGTCTCCTCACGAGCCGCCTCCCGTCGAGCCGGCGCCCGCCCCCGTCGTCGAGCCCGCCCCGGCCCCCGTCGTCGAGGCGCCTCCCGCTCCGAAACCCGAGACGTCCACCACCGACGAGATCCTCTTCGACGCCGCGAAGAGCCGGCTCACGAACATCGCAAAGGCGATCCTCGACGGCGTCGCCCTCCGCCTGAAGAACAACCTCTCGGCGACCTGCACGATCGTCGGCTTCACCGACCCGAAGGAAAAGGGCGACCATGCCGCCCTCGGCAAGGCCCGCGCCGACGCCGCCAAGGACTACCTCGTCAAGAGGCACGGCATCGACGCCGCCCGCATCCAGGTCGACGCCCGGGGCGACACCGAGGCCGGGGACGACGCGACGCGCAACCGCCGCGCCGTCGTCACGGTGACCTTCCCGTAG
- a CDS encoding DUF4388 domain-containing protein: MSFQGSLKELPLADIVQLVAVSGKTGMFSLTRGAEQGAVYIQNGQITHARVNETGGEDAIYALALWNEGQFQFSAGIEPEVRTITRSNTNLLMEAARRSDEWKILSKKIPTTDAVPQLVCREGLSEPVTLTPAEWLIVTGIDGIKSIEEIARAARLSAFDVAKTLYGLITADLVGIRSKAEARAASATAAPAAAPAPSTAGPVVTTHSGVFNAVTRGDERRSLQILCTKVKQEAESAALAPGDPAIDRLYRAALGEVDKGRGLDVVRELIRSLEQTVAALRGREASLAFREKMAPLL, translated from the coding sequence ATGTCTTTCCAAGGATCCCTCAAAGAGCTCCCCCTCGCCGATATCGTGCAGCTCGTCGCCGTATCGGGGAAGACCGGCATGTTCTCCCTGACGCGCGGCGCCGAGCAGGGCGCCGTCTACATCCAGAACGGTCAGATCACCCACGCGAGGGTGAACGAGACCGGAGGCGAGGACGCCATCTACGCTCTCGCGCTCTGGAACGAAGGTCAGTTCCAGTTCTCCGCAGGCATCGAGCCCGAGGTTCGGACGATCACCCGCTCGAACACGAACCTCCTCATGGAGGCGGCGCGGCGCAGCGACGAGTGGAAGATCCTCTCGAAGAAGATCCCCACGACCGACGCCGTTCCCCAGCTCGTCTGCCGGGAGGGCCTCAGCGAGCCCGTGACGCTGACGCCGGCGGAGTGGCTCATCGTCACGGGGATCGACGGCATCAAGTCCATCGAGGAGATCGCCCGGGCGGCGCGCCTGTCGGCGTTCGACGTCGCCAAGACACTCTACGGTCTCATCACCGCCGATCTCGTCGGGATCCGCTCGAAGGCCGAGGCGCGCGCGGCTTCCGCGACCGCCGCCCCGGCCGCGGCACCCGCCCCGTCGACGGCAGGCCCGGTCGTCACGACGCACAGCGGCGTCTTCAACGCGGTCACCCGCGGCGACGAACGCCGGAGCCTCCAGATCCTCTGCACGAAGGTGAAGCAGGAAGCCGAGAGCGCCGCCCTCGCACCGGGAGATCCCGCGATCGACCGGCTCTATCGCGCCGCCCTCGGCGAGGTCGACAAAGGACGCGGTCTGGACGTCGTGAGGGAGCTGATCCGGAGCCTCGAGCAGACGGTCGCCGCTCTCCGCGGACGCGAGGCGAGCCTCGCCTTCCGCGAGAAGATGGCCCCCCTGCTCTGA
- the ruvC gene encoding crossover junction endodeoxyribonuclease RuvC has protein sequence MRILGVDPGSRAAGWALVSFEGPPRLVAAGVLRPATNTPFAQRLLAIHDGLLAVVERERPDEAAVERVFSGVNPQSLITLGEARGVLLLALARAGIPIHEVTPAEIKKTVTGTGQAEKEQVRRMVLSLLGSPSGFSRLALDAADAAAAALTHGFRTAAGRRSTLVSAAFPVVRPRVGG, from the coding sequence GTGAGGATCCTCGGCGTCGATCCGGGGAGCCGCGCCGCAGGCTGGGCTCTCGTCTCCTTCGAAGGCCCGCCGCGGCTCGTCGCGGCGGGGGTCCTGCGCCCCGCGACGAATACGCCGTTCGCCCAGAGGCTCCTCGCGATCCACGACGGCCTCCTCGCCGTGGTCGAGCGGGAGCGCCCCGACGAGGCCGCCGTGGAACGGGTCTTCTCGGGCGTCAACCCCCAGAGCCTGATCACCCTCGGCGAGGCCAGGGGAGTCCTCCTGCTCGCGCTGGCCCGCGCCGGGATTCCCATCCACGAGGTCACGCCCGCCGAGATCAAGAAGACCGTCACCGGTACGGGACAGGCCGAGAAGGAGCAGGTCCGCAGGATGGTCCTCTCACTGCTGGGCTCCCCCTCCGGATTCTCGCGTCTGGCGCTCGACGCCGCCGACGCGGCCGCCGCCGCACTCACTCACGGGTTCCGGACGGCGGCAGGACGGAGATCGACCCTCGTTTCGGCCGCGTTCCCAGTCGTCAGACCCCGCGTCGGCGGTTGA
- a CDS encoding YebC/PmpR family DNA-binding transcriptional regulator: protein MSGHSKWSTIKHKKGAADAKRGRLFTKLIKEITMSAKVGGGVVDSNPRLRSAVLAAKKASMPSDNIDKAIKRGTGELEGVTYEEITYEGYGPGGAAILIEAMTDNKNRTTAEVRHLLSKYGGNLGATGSVAFQFSKKGYIAVEKGAASEDALMEAALEAGAEDFQAEDSDIYEIITDLASFETVKAQLEAKKFALQTAELQMIPSTTVAVGDKAPALLKLLDMLEDNDDVQKVWSSGDIDDQYLQDA from the coding sequence ATGTCCGGTCACAGCAAGTGGAGCACGATCAAGCACAAGAAGGGCGCCGCCGATGCCAAGCGCGGCCGGCTCTTCACGAAGCTGATCAAGGAAATCACGATGTCCGCAAAGGTCGGCGGCGGCGTGGTCGACTCGAACCCGCGCCTCCGAAGCGCGGTCCTCGCCGCGAAGAAAGCCTCGATGCCTTCGGACAACATCGACAAGGCGATCAAGCGGGGAACGGGCGAGCTCGAGGGCGTCACCTACGAGGAGATCACCTACGAGGGCTACGGCCCGGGAGGCGCCGCGATCCTCATCGAGGCGATGACCGACAACAAGAACCGGACGACCGCCGAGGTCCGCCACCTCCTCTCGAAGTACGGCGGGAACCTGGGAGCGACAGGGTCGGTCGCCTTCCAGTTCTCGAAGAAGGGCTACATCGCCGTCGAGAAGGGCGCCGCTTCCGAGGACGCGCTCATGGAAGCGGCGCTCGAGGCCGGCGCCGAGGACTTCCAGGCCGAGGATTCGGACATCTACGAGATCATCACCGACCTGGCCTCCTTCGAGACGGTGAAGGCGCAGCTCGAGGCGAAGAAGTTCGCGCTCCAGACCGCCGAGCTGCAGATGATCCCCTCGACGACCGTCGCCGTCGGCGACAAGGCTCCGGCCCTCCTGAAGCTCCTCGACATGCTCGAGGACAACGACGACGTGCAGAAGGTCTGGTCGAGCGGCGACATCGACGACCAGTACCTCCAGGACGCCTGA
- a CDS encoding MiaB/RimO family radical SAM methylthiotransferase: protein MSQIEAGHLARILETAGISRAAPTASADVVVLHACTVTERADRDAFRLLRRLRREHPAALLAVTGCLAERAPDALARRPEVDLVAGHRTAEALPRLIAEAAAGLIPGKVAALGVSPEEVLRSPLSWTTGPGRTRAFLKIQDGCGRRCAFCIVPSLRGDERSAPLAEVEEAIHALGSQGVPEIVLCGVHLAAFGTERSESLAALLGRLGSHPPPCRVRLSSLEPMEAGDAVVDLVAAGGVVAPHLHLPLQSGSDTVLRRMRRGMTAARFRTLLLRAWRANPRIHLATDVIAGFPGESDAEFAETEALLRDLPLASLHVFPFSPRTGTAAASLVPNTGVPGVVVSRRAARLRALDSELRSRFARSHDGREADLVTLNGGVGLTETYVETALPAGSPPPGTRFRARLALRADGTLEAQPA, encoded by the coding sequence GTGAGTCAGATCGAGGCGGGTCACCTCGCCCGGATACTGGAGACCGCCGGCATCTCTCGAGCTGCTCCGACGGCCTCTGCAGACGTCGTCGTTCTCCACGCCTGCACCGTGACCGAACGAGCGGACCGCGACGCCTTTCGGCTGCTCCGACGCCTCCGCCGCGAACACCCCGCGGCGCTCCTCGCCGTGACGGGGTGCCTCGCCGAGCGGGCCCCCGACGCCCTGGCGCGGCGTCCCGAGGTCGATCTCGTCGCCGGGCACCGAACCGCGGAAGCGCTGCCGCGCCTGATCGCGGAGGCGGCCGCGGGGCTCATCCCGGGAAAGGTCGCCGCGCTCGGCGTGTCTCCGGAGGAGGTCCTGCGTTCGCCTCTTTCGTGGACGACGGGACCGGGCCGCACACGCGCGTTCCTGAAGATCCAGGACGGTTGCGGCCGGCGCTGCGCGTTCTGCATCGTGCCATCCCTGCGGGGTGACGAACGCAGCGCACCGCTGGCCGAGGTCGAGGAAGCCATCCACGCCCTCGGCAGCCAGGGCGTTCCCGAGATCGTCCTGTGCGGGGTTCACCTCGCCGCTTTCGGAACGGAAAGGAGCGAAAGCCTCGCGGCGCTTCTCGGGAGGCTCGGGTCGCACCCGCCGCCGTGCCGGGTCCGTCTCTCGTCCCTCGAGCCGATGGAAGCCGGGGATGCGGTCGTCGACCTCGTCGCCGCGGGTGGCGTCGTCGCACCCCACCTGCACCTGCCGCTCCAGTCCGGATCCGACACCGTTCTGCGCCGGATGCGACGGGGCATGACCGCGGCCCGGTTCCGCACCCTGCTCCTCCGCGCATGGCGGGCGAACCCCCGGATCCATCTCGCGACCGACGTCATCGCCGGGTTTCCTGGAGAGTCGGACGCCGAGTTCGCGGAGACGGAAGCCCTGCTCCGGGACCTCCCCCTCGCGTCTCTTCACGTGTTCCCCTTCTCTCCCCGCACGGGTACCGCCGCCGCGAGCCTCGTCCCGAACACCGGCGTGCCCGGGGTCGTGGTCTCGCGCCGCGCCGCGAGACTCCGGGCCCTGGACTCCGAGCTCCGCAGCCGGTTCGCCCGCTCTCACGACGGACGCGAAGCCGACCTCGTCACCCTCAACGGGGGCGTCGGACTGACCGAGACCTACGTCGAGACGGCGCTCCCCGCGGGAAGCCCGCCGCCGGGAACACGATTCCGCGCGCGCCTCGCGCTCCGCGCCGACGGAACGCTCGAGGCTCAACCGGCCTGA
- a CDS encoding TonB family protein, with amino-acid sequence MAKTILLIEYEPRYLDRIKGYLAGKDFDLVVAKDGEDGLEAYRRARPDLVLISTVLPKLRTRDVIRGMQALGATPPVLLMASGYKGKDKKADAAREGATGILEKPFAEEALLAEISAALGGRSHDPFPGAGAQPLLSADDIFSDVISGVEAAEKEEKARPAPAGTDPGINRKLEQTLSGILSRPTTKAPSASTPKADAPAPARSEPVSDRTLRVDSGSLPIPAPKPKVDTAVDRMLTDTLSGLRPIKPAEKAEKPAAAPAPAPKPAPAPTPEPAPVPKPQPAPAARPVEPPAPKGRPGAGGPGGFGRYQLLEKIAAGGMAEVYRARMRGEEGFEKIVAIKRILPHMADNDDFITMFIDEAKLAAQLTHNNIIHIYDLGKEDAYHYIAMEYVEGKDLRSILKTASEKGYPLPVELALFIASKVANALDYAHRRMGLDGKELNLVHRDVSPQNVLISFEGDIKLCDFGIAKAATKVQQTQAGALKGKLQYMSPEQAWGKKVDRRTDIFSLGIVLFEMLAGERLFSGDTDLTILEQVRDARSEPPSLKNPDVPKKVDQIVLKALAKNPQDRYQNASEMEKDINSVLYSFQPAPGPADLAIFMHRLVEASAAASDAQIDAAFAQVAAAPAPEEKKKGKGLVISKKEKAAEPAPVPEPVEVSQPAMSLGDEPGKSRTGLFAGIGVGVLVLAAAAYFMTRGKAPEPVPVPAPVPAAATEAAPATTAVEPAAPEKVIDPKALEAELRKATAEEAKKLREAAQKAAAEQAKPAAPGAVQPAAPAVSLAPSQPLQPPKAAPEPTRAPEPPKAAEPTPVPPKPTEPPAVVEVPRPAAPAPAAPAAASAAVREGDLVGPGAGVVEPQIVKLGRFPPLPPQAKQIQARRNDPSGLGTVAIMALVTETGQVSDARVVRSSTYKFVDEAALAALRGSQIKPATKGGVRVKMWKTFSITVKP; translated from the coding sequence ATGGCGAAGACGATTCTCCTGATTGAATACGAGCCGAGATACCTCGACCGCATAAAGGGTTATCTCGCCGGGAAGGACTTCGATCTCGTCGTCGCCAAGGACGGCGAGGACGGACTCGAGGCGTACAGGCGTGCCCGGCCCGACCTCGTTCTCATCTCGACGGTCCTGCCGAAGCTGCGGACGCGCGACGTCATCCGCGGGATGCAGGCCCTCGGGGCCACGCCGCCGGTTCTCCTGATGGCGTCCGGCTACAAGGGCAAGGACAAGAAGGCCGACGCGGCCCGTGAGGGTGCGACCGGAATCCTGGAGAAGCCGTTCGCCGAGGAGGCCCTCCTCGCCGAGATTTCCGCCGCGCTCGGCGGCAGAAGCCACGACCCCTTCCCGGGAGCGGGTGCGCAGCCGCTCCTTTCTGCGGACGACATCTTCTCGGACGTCATCTCCGGCGTGGAAGCGGCGGAAAAAGAGGAGAAGGCGCGCCCCGCGCCGGCCGGAACCGACCCCGGGATCAACCGTAAGCTCGAGCAGACGCTCTCGGGCATCCTGTCCCGTCCTACGACGAAAGCGCCCTCGGCGTCGACGCCGAAGGCGGACGCTCCGGCACCGGCGCGCTCCGAGCCGGTCTCCGACAGGACCCTCAGGGTGGACTCCGGCTCGCTGCCCATTCCGGCCCCGAAGCCGAAGGTCGATACGGCCGTCGACCGGATGCTCACGGACACGCTCTCGGGCCTGCGCCCGATCAAGCCGGCGGAAAAGGCGGAGAAGCCCGCCGCCGCCCCGGCGCCCGCTCCGAAGCCGGCGCCCGCGCCCACGCCGGAGCCCGCTCCGGTTCCGAAACCGCAACCCGCCCCCGCTGCCCGTCCCGTGGAGCCGCCGGCTCCGAAGGGCAGGCCGGGCGCCGGCGGCCCCGGGGGCTTCGGCCGCTACCAGCTCCTCGAGAAGATCGCGGCCGGCGGGATGGCCGAGGTCTACAGGGCCCGCATGCGCGGGGAGGAAGGCTTCGAGAAGATCGTCGCCATCAAGCGGATCCTCCCGCACATGGCCGACAACGATGACTTCATCACGATGTTCATCGACGAGGCCAAGCTCGCGGCGCAGCTGACCCACAACAACATCATCCACATCTACGACCTGGGCAAGGAAGACGCCTACCACTACATCGCGATGGAGTACGTCGAGGGCAAGGACCTTCGCTCCATCCTGAAGACGGCGTCGGAGAAGGGCTATCCGCTCCCGGTCGAGCTGGCTCTCTTCATCGCCTCCAAGGTCGCCAACGCCCTCGACTATGCGCACCGGCGGATGGGGCTCGACGGCAAGGAGCTGAACCTCGTCCATCGCGACGTGTCCCCCCAGAACGTCCTCATCAGCTTCGAGGGAGACATCAAGCTCTGCGACTTCGGCATCGCCAAGGCGGCGACGAAGGTCCAGCAGACGCAGGCGGGCGCGCTCAAGGGAAAGCTCCAGTACATGTCCCCCGAGCAGGCCTGGGGAAAGAAGGTCGACCGCCGGACCGACATCTTCTCGCTCGGCATCGTCCTCTTCGAGATGCTCGCGGGCGAGCGCCTCTTCAGCGGCGACACCGACCTGACGATCCTCGAGCAGGTGCGCGACGCCCGCTCGGAGCCGCCGTCGCTCAAGAACCCCGACGTCCCGAAGAAGGTCGACCAGATCGTCCTCAAGGCCCTCGCCAAGAACCCGCAGGACCGCTACCAGAACGCCTCGGAGATGGAGAAGGACATCAACTCGGTCCTCTACTCCTTCCAGCCCGCTCCGGGTCCGGCGGACCTCGCGATCTTCATGCACCGCCTCGTCGAGGCGAGCGCGGCGGCGTCGGACGCACAGATCGACGCGGCCTTCGCGCAGGTCGCGGCGGCGCCCGCACCCGAGGAGAAGAAGAAGGGCAAGGGGCTCGTCATCTCCAAGAAGGAGAAGGCGGCCGAGCCCGCGCCCGTTCCGGAACCGGTCGAGGTCTCGCAGCCCGCGATGAGCCTCGGAGACGAGCCCGGCAAGAGCCGGACCGGCCTCTTCGCCGGCATCGGTGTCGGGGTCCTCGTCCTCGCTGCAGCTGCTTACTTCATGACACGCGGCAAGGCGCCGGAGCCGGTTCCGGTCCCCGCCCCCGTTCCCGCCGCCGCCACCGAGGCCGCGCCGGCGACGACGGCCGTGGAGCCCGCCGCGCCCGAGAAGGTCATCGACCCGAAGGCTCTGGAGGCCGAGCTGCGCAAGGCCACGGCCGAGGAAGCCAAGAAGCTCCGCGAGGCGGCGCAGAAGGCTGCAGCCGAGCAGGCCAAGCCCGCCGCTCCGGGCGCCGTGCAGCCGGCCGCTCCGGCCGTGTCACTGGCGCCGAGCCAGCCTCTACAGCCGCCGAAGGCCGCGCCGGAGCCGACCCGGGCCCCGGAGCCGCCGAAGGCGGCCGAGCCGACGCCCGTTCCGCCGAAGCCGACCGAGCCGCCCGCCGTCGTCGAGGTACCGCGCCCGGCGGCTCCGGCGCCGGCCGCTCCCGCAGCGGCCTCCGCGGCCGTACGCGAAGGCGATCTGGTGGGGCCGGGAGCGGGGGTCGTCGAGCCGCAGATCGTCAAGCTCGGCCGGTTCCCGCCCCTGCCGCCGCAGGCCAAGCAGATCCAGGCCAGGCGCAACGACCCGTCCGGCCTCGGCACGGTTGCGATCATGGCTCTCGTGACCGAGACGGGCCAGGTGAGCGACGCCCGG